The genomic DNA GGTACTCATGCTTGAATCCATGAAAATGGAAATACCTGTCGAAGCGGAAGCTGGCGGAACGGTTGCCGAGGTGAAAGTGAATATCGGTGATTTTGTGAATGAAGATGATGTGCTGATTCTGCTGGAAGACTGATATTCA from Rossellomorea marisflavi includes the following:
- a CDS encoding biotin/lipoyl-containing protein translates to MKEIKATMAGTVLNVLTETGKSVSAGEMVLMLESMKMEIPVEAEAGGTVAEVKVNIGDFVNEDDVLILLED